One stretch of Jiangella gansuensis DSM 44835 DNA includes these proteins:
- a CDS encoding KAP family P-loop NTPase fold protein has product MVKLLGDDPVDGTPEFPDLLSRERYAKEIANLLWRVRKDSNSSVLALVGPWGSGKTSVLEMVERELRSSANEGRWLTANFNPWMYNSVAALQIAFFGELHAALPKDEQWKTAKDRLGELGKKLAPLASLIPGIDASRAIDFVADTLAGDTGIAETKRRAEEALRCAKSPMLVVVDDLDRLTPDELLFVFKLIRLVGRLPNIYYLLSFDERTMLDVLSRTELVGGTGTNSTPNRARDYLEKIVQIRLDLPIFGEYQVLEMVNRALGFVIESSGVALDESDLERFQTAFSRHLQERLNTPRAINRYFGQVDALYGLIGKEVDFVDFMLVTWLRTTEPLAYQMLSRHKDELTGTSGKLYVNSKQQTHAQVVEIWKTRLRESDVAENHVDGVLAVLAVLFVPVKSATDGMDYGEKWAKEIGERRGVGSADYFDRYFSFGVPEGDVADLQVEAALAALSVGEMDAPEVLFLRSALTNETGLVCRKIASLVQGNPVAPAEAILTLMAECYSKIPIGGGQAQLSSRRTIDLFAADLLPRLAAATVPVLLPRLAHVPEGIYLVANIVARASVDARSRPDHAPILTWISEAQYIVSGLIQERLNVVHRVRLELISAEDWQLVWTWHHIDHARWTVWYRNQLADGWSLIDLVAKLVQEEWHSGNPSRHLLDMATVDSLLGLEYVLEVLGEELLPAQGPFTLPASIESWQDRQIVAKELLRQQVVAQRRPASGA; this is encoded by the coding sequence ATGGTCAAGTTGTTGGGTGACGATCCGGTGGACGGCACACCCGAGTTTCCCGACCTGCTTAGCCGGGAGCGTTATGCGAAGGAAATTGCAAATCTCTTGTGGCGCGTGCGGAAAGACAGCAATTCCAGCGTACTCGCATTGGTTGGCCCATGGGGGTCCGGAAAGACCAGCGTACTGGAAATGGTCGAACGGGAGCTGAGATCGTCTGCGAACGAAGGTAGATGGCTAACCGCTAACTTCAATCCGTGGATGTACAACAGCGTCGCGGCTCTTCAGATCGCGTTCTTCGGGGAGTTGCATGCTGCTCTACCAAAGGACGAGCAGTGGAAGACTGCAAAGGACCGACTGGGTGAGCTAGGTAAGAAGCTAGCGCCCCTTGCCTCGCTGATTCCCGGCATTGATGCATCTAGGGCTATAGACTTCGTCGCCGACACGTTGGCGGGCGATACAGGAATCGCTGAGACCAAGAGGCGAGCGGAAGAAGCACTCAGGTGTGCTAAGAGTCCGATGCTCGTAGTAGTAGATGATCTTGACCGTCTCACGCCAGATGAGCTCCTGTTCGTTTTTAAGCTGATTAGGCTCGTAGGACGCCTTCCGAACATCTACTATCTGCTCTCCTTTGACGAGCGTACGATGCTGGACGTCTTGAGCCGAACGGAGCTGGTTGGTGGTACCGGGACTAATTCCACGCCAAACAGAGCTCGAGACTATCTTGAAAAGATTGTTCAGATTCGCTTGGACTTACCCATATTTGGTGAGTACCAAGTGCTTGAAATGGTAAATCGGGCATTAGGATTTGTCATCGAGAGCAGCGGGGTTGCGCTTGATGAATCGGACTTGGAGCGCTTCCAGACAGCGTTCAGTAGGCATCTGCAAGAGCGCTTGAACACGCCCCGAGCGATCAACCGATACTTCGGCCAGGTCGACGCATTGTATGGATTAATAGGAAAGGAGGTCGACTTCGTCGACTTCATGTTGGTCACATGGCTGCGGACCACTGAGCCATTAGCCTACCAAATGTTGTCACGTCACAAGGATGAATTAACTGGCACAAGCGGCAAGCTGTACGTTAACAGTAAGCAGCAGACCCATGCTCAGGTGGTCGAGATTTGGAAAACGCGACTACGAGAATCTGACGTGGCTGAAAACCATGTGGACGGAGTGTTAGCAGTTCTGGCCGTGCTATTCGTTCCCGTCAAATCTGCCACAGACGGTATGGATTACGGCGAAAAATGGGCCAAGGAGATCGGGGAGCGGCGGGGCGTCGGAAGCGCTGACTATTTTGATCGATACTTCAGCTTTGGGGTGCCGGAAGGCGATGTGGCAGATTTGCAAGTCGAGGCGGCGTTGGCTGCGCTGTCGGTGGGCGAGATGGACGCGCCAGAAGTGTTATTTCTACGGAGTGCGCTGACGAATGAGACTGGGTTGGTATGTCGCAAGATTGCAAGCCTTGTTCAGGGCAATCCTGTTGCGCCAGCCGAGGCTATACTGACCTTGATGGCGGAATGCTACTCGAAGATCCCAATAGGCGGAGGTCAAGCCCAACTTTCGTCACGTCGGACCATTGATCTGTTTGCTGCCGATCTGCTTCCGCGCCTCGCTGCTGCGACGGTCCCCGTACTGCTTCCGCGGCTTGCGCATGTTCCGGAGGGGATCTACCTCGTCGCGAATATAGTTGCTCGTGCGTCAGTCGATGCGCGGTCTCGACCAGACCATGCGCCGATTCTCACCTGGATAAGCGAAGCACAGTATATTGTTAGTGGTTTAATTCAAGAGCGCCTCAATGTTGTGCATCGCGTTCGATTGGAATTAATTTCGGCCGAGGACTGGCAACTGGTTTGGACATGGCATCACATAGATCATGCGCGTTGGACAGTGTGGTACCGAAATCAACTTGCAGACGGCTGGTCTCTGATTGACCTAGTTGCCAAGCTCGTTCAGGAAGAGTGGCACTCTGGGAACCCGTCGCGCCACCTACTGGATATGGCGACCGTTGATTCGCTGCTTGGACTGGAATACGTTTTAGAGGTGTTGGGCGAAGAGCTCCTGCCCGCACAGGGTCCGTTTACGCTGCCTGCGTCGATCGAATCGTGGCAGGATCGACAGATCGTGGCCAAGGAGCTTTTGAGGCAACAGGTGGTTGCGCAGCGGCGACCGGCCTCGGGCGCATAG